CCCGGTTGGATACACGCGACTGGACACGCGTCAACGCAATCTGCTACTCCCTCGCAGATGTTAGTGACGATGGTGTGAGCCATGGATTTGTTTAGGCAGAGGTGATCCTAGTCGTCTACCCATAGCAGTGAGCTGCATCCTGACGGCTCCACGCGTTGGTCTGCATCAGCTTTGGACTGGCAGGGTTGATGGTCGATTTGGCAGTTCAGGCCTTTGCGATGGCATTCGGCTTGCACCTGTAGAGCTTGTTCCATGGATGTTCTTTGTGAATAGCAAAGCAGGATCCGTTCGGGTTTTGCTGATGTCATGGCGAAGGCGCCAGGCAGATCCCTCAGATCATCCACACAAAAACTAAACCCAAGTCCTGTGGCATCCCTTCCTTTTGCTCCCAGTCGTTGAACAACAGCGTCGTACCGACCTCCACGCGCGACAACCACGGGGGATGAAACGCCTCGACAAACCAATTGGAAAACAACGCCGTCGTACAACTCGTAGACCGGCTGAAACGTTGGATCCAGCTGCAGGCCGATTCCGGTTTCTTTGGCAAGGGGAGTGAGGTGATTGATAAGTCTTGATAGCTGATCCAGCACGTGAGCGTTCGGAAAAGCTTCCTGGAGTTTTGTGATTACTCCCTCAGGTGAACCTCGCCGATCAAGCCATTGCAGCAGATGAGCATGCTGGGGTTGATTGCTGATTCGTTCCT
The sequence above is a segment of the Synechococcus sp. PROS-7-1 genome. Coding sequences within it:
- a CDS encoding ATP phosphoribosyltransferase regulatory subunit, giving the protein MALQPASGVRDLNPQQVRRNHELRETLAEVFRLWGYEEVSPPRVERMDTLKAGGAIDSRDIVRLVADEPLGLRPELTASIARAACTRFQDRQRPLRLWSHGTVFESRQADEGGLCIEENLHCGVELFGANGVEAELELLTLLMASLRALRLPLSDPPRLLIGHTGLMQLLLQNIDHQQHQAFRSCLTRLDRLELQERISNQPQHAHLLQWLDRRGSPEGVITKLQEAFPNAHVLDQLSRLINHLTPLAKETGIGLQLDPTFQPVYELYDGVVFQLVCRGVSSPVVVARGGRYDAVVQRLGAKGRDATGLGFSFCVDDLRDLPGAFAMTSAKPERILLCYSQRTSMEQALQVQAECHRKGLNCQIDHQPCQSKADADQRVEPSGCSSLLWVDD